The proteins below are encoded in one region of Candidatus Paceibacterota bacterium:
- a CDS encoding ZIP family metal transporter: MTFLLILLANLLVSFISIFTFGLLSINHKKLNSFLLVFIAFAAGALLGDAFIHILPESSTLIGSAPAFIVALLGFSIFFLLEKILHYHHCPEPNCEKQDFEDKLLKPVAKLSLLSDSIHNFFDGLAIGASFLMSSPLGWATTFGIMVHEIPQELGDNAVLLYSGLKRKKVLFYNYLVSLTSFLGSLVTYFLGSRLETFNNYVLPFVAGSFIYLAASDLVPELKEEKHFGHFVLEFLGFLLGIGAMFAIWMVGK; the protein is encoded by the coding sequence ATGACTTTCTTGCTTATATTGTTAGCTAACCTGCTGGTTAGTTTTATCTCCATTTTTACCTTCGGACTTTTGAGCATTAACCACAAAAAGCTAAATAGTTTTCTTTTGGTTTTTATTGCTTTTGCTGCTGGGGCTTTATTAGGGGACGCTTTTATTCATATCTTGCCTGAGAGCAGCACCCTCATAGGCAGCGCGCCAGCCTTCATTGTTGCTCTCTTGGGATTTAGTATTTTCTTTCTTTTGGAAAAGATATTGCATTATCACCATTGCCCCGAACCTAATTGTGAAAAACAAGATTTTGAAGACAAACTTTTAAAACCAGTAGCCAAATTAAGCTTACTTTCCGATAGCATTCATAATTTTTTCGATGGGCTTGCTATTGGAGCTAGTTTTTTAATGAGCTCTCCTTTGGGTTGGGCGACTACCTTCGGAATTATGGTTCACGAAATTCCCCAAGAGTTAGGCGATAATGCTGTTCTGCTCTATAGCGGGTTAAAAAGGAAGAAGGTGCTTTTTTATAATTATCTAGTTAGTCTTACTTCTTTTCTGGGCAGCCTTGTGACCTATTTCTTGGGTTCGCGTTTAGAGACTTTCAATAATTATGTTTTGCCCTTTGTGGCTGGCAGTTTTATTTATTTAGCCGCTTCGGATTTAGTCCCCGAATTAAAAGAGGAAAAGCATTTTGGTCATTTTGTTTTAGAGTTTTTGGGTTTTCTTTTGGGCATAGGAGCAATGTTTGCTATTTGGATGGTGGGCAAATAG